In a single window of the Oscarella lobularis chromosome 2, ooOscLobu1.1, whole genome shotgun sequence genome:
- the LOC136184027 gene encoding uncharacterized protein: MLFSAAAVVMAITFTSGSLAVASLTALMFIYVFWDSFSALLLSWAVSRGYKNPVEKKGVRLYCFFCRPKNLDEISYEQLYVLGKHGIAAPSLSDFVAYAKLYNCAAIFRCCKTGTLHGIVLWDLKKGGKCTFVQFGGMVFRNHLNVRCFRMICFAYALKVWLLNPFVSVTFTFPCRKPSVYAAFARMTKKMYPRFDADTPLWEKSIIDKLGQRFATKVSVGRYDPETCIASADKVNPDYREDFDEMTKDEAESSNDPHLKYFYSFKQKRLGSALLCVVHIDKQLLARVIGILR, from the exons ATGTTGTTCAGTGCGGCTGCGGTAGTGATGGCAATCACTTTCACTTCGGGCTCCCTTGCCGTGGCCTCTCTAACAGCTTTGATGTTTATTTATGTCTTCTGGGAC TCGTTTTCGGCGCTTCTTCTCTCGTGGGCCGTCAGTCGCGGATATAAGAATCCGGTGGAAAAGAAGGGAGTTCGTCTGTATTGTTTCTTTTGTCGACCGAAGAATCTCGACGAG ATCTCCTACGAACAGCTGTATGTTTTAGGAAAGCACGGCATTGCCGCACCCAG TTTGAGCGATTTTGTGGCCTACGCGAAGCTTTATAACTGCGCGGCGATCTTTCGATGCTGCAAGACAGGCACCCTGCATGGAATAGTTCTTTGGGATCTAAAGAAAGGGGGCAAATGCACGTTTGTTCAG TTTGGGGGAATGGTCTTTCGGAATCATTTGAATGTACGTTGCTTTCGGATGATCTGCTTTGCCTATGCTTTGAAAG tttggtTGCTCAATCCCTTTGTTTCAGTCACGTTCACCTTTCCGTGCAGGAAGCCATCCGTTTATGCA GCTTTCGCCAGGATGACTAAGAAA ATGTATCCTCGTTTTGATGCTGATACTCCTTTGTGGGAAAAAAG CATCATTGATAAACTTGGTCAAAGGTTTGCAACCAAAGTCAGCGTTGGACGCTACGATCCTGAAACGTGTATTGCATCAGCTGATAAAGTCAACCCAGATTATCGAGAAGAT TTTGACGAGATGACCAAAGACGAAGCAGAGTCTAGTAATGATCCTCACTTGAAGTATTTCTACAGTTTTAAACAAAAAAGATTG GGAAGCGCACTTCTTTGTGTTGTACACATTGACAAGCAATTGTTGGCACGTGTAATTGGAATTTTACGATGA
- the LOC136184171 gene encoding uncharacterized protein, whose protein sequence is MEDTYFVTTVARDVRFRELAGIAKFECEDAIFVADSEQKCIWRVDLTSKEVSLYAGIKGSEKGGFVRPSGLAAHGSKSCLYVSDEHEIKKVCKGVISTLSKNESSCITSVNVTSENVTASTRFAIYCAKINTEGKLSKSFSLKAGIKERYSSSANDGSIKEATFSDVFQVTLGLNGETIFAADSRAGLRKIENDHVSTIFSKCATSVALDDFENIYFGNDDGIHKWDGKGYETICMRDKNETSSVDGQRPQSRLTYARRLFFDSPSGLLYFTESRAVRAIRVVKPPVYHDTRLCDDLTKLIDSDDVPTADQVTFLVEGKPIRVSKTIVCIRSKYFRTMFQSGFKEATPDLSAIAIENTTYDAFYALISFLVTGRIDMRKCQSFLLDLLLLSDQYLVNDLKLVCSQHLVENAQRDSETILDHMHFAERHGFKELLDCCLDVVLPDLKNVYYRQEAFKRLGSSALYEVISRLVEKD, encoded by the exons ATGGAGGACACGTACTTCG TGACTACTGTTGCGAGAGACGTTCGATTCCGCGAACTGGCCGGAATTGCCAAGTTTGAGTGCGAAGACGCCATTTTTGTCGCTGATTCGGAACAGAAATGCATCTGGAGAGTCGATTTGACATCAAAAGAGGTTTCTCTTTATGCAGGAATAAAAGGATCAGAGAAGGGCGGATTTGTTCGTCCATCAGGATTGGCTGCACACGGCTCTAAGTCTTGCCTTTACGTTTCCGACGAGcatgaaataaaaaag GTTTGCAAGGGAGTCATTTCAACGCTATCCAAAAATGAAAGCAGTTGTATCACCAGCgtgaacgtgacgtcagaaaacgTTACGGCATCTACTCGTTTCGCAATCTATTGCGCGAAGATCAACACAGAAGGAAAGTTAAGCAAGTCATTTAGTCTCAAAGCCGGTATCAAAGAAAGATATAGCTCTTCCGCCAATGACGGTTCGATCAAGGAGGCAACGTTTTCGGATGTTTTTCAAGTGACTTTGGGACtgaacggtgaaacgatTTTTGCCGCTGATAGCAGGGCAGGTTTACGAAAAATTGAGAATGACCACGTGTCCACCATTTTCTCAAAGTGCGCAACGTCAGTTGCATTAGATGACTTTGAGAACATCTACTTTGGTAATGATGATGGAATTCACAAATGGGATGGAAAGGGATATGAGACAATATGCATGCGTGATAAGAATGAGACATCATCAGTCGACGGTCAACGTCCGCAATCGCGTTTAACGTACGCTCGTCGTTTGTTCTTCGACTCTCCATCAGGCCTACTCTACTTTACAGAATCAAGAGCTGTGCGAGCGATTAGAGTCGTGAAACCACCCGTATACCATGACACTCGCCTATGTGATGATCTTACCAAACTGATAGATAGTGACGACGTACCCACTGCGGATCAAGTTACATTTTTGGTTGAAGGAAAACCCATTCGAGTTTCAAAGACTATTGTCTGCATACGCAGCAAGTATTTTAGGACCATGTTTCAATCCGGCTTCAAAGAGGCCACGCCCGATTTATCTGCTATTGCTATTGAAAATACCACGTATGATGCCTTCTATGCTCTGATCAGTTTTCTTGTCACCGGCCGCATTGACATGAGAAAGTGCCAGTCCTTTCTCTTAGATTTGTTACTGTTATCAGATCAATATCTTGTAAATGACCTAAAATTGGTCTGCTCACAGCACTTAGTAGAAAACGCCCAACGAGACTCGGAAACGATTCTTGATCATATGCATTTTGCTGAGAGGCATGGTTTTAAAGAGTTACTTGATTGTTGCTTGGATGTTGTCCTTCCTGACTTGAAGAATGTCTACTACCGTCAAGAAGCGTTCAAGAGACTCGGCAGCAGTGCACTTTATGAAGTTATCTCGCGCCTTGTGGAAAAAGACTag
- the LOC136184172 gene encoding BTB/POZ domain-containing protein 9-like translates to MTICRGMTRNRDFMTQLLVDSQSGLLYFTEPTAVRVVRVIPSPVHDDTACLAEDLAKLIDGDDIPAADQVTFLVEGKRIRVSKTSLCIRSTYFKNMFESGFIESTTVGVVEIPIEEATYDAFYALISFLVTGRIDMRRCWPFLLDLLLLSNRYLVNGLRLPCSQHLVANAQQDSKAILGYMAIADRYGFEELLDGCLDVLVPDLESVYCQEEFKGLSSGALQKVISRLMRRNIYSSVS, encoded by the exons ATGACTATATGCCGTGGTATGACCAG GAATCGCGACTTTATGACACAACTGTTGGTTGACTCTCAATCAGGTCTGCTTTACTTTACAGAGCCGACTGCTGTGCGAGTCGTCAGAGTAATACCATCACCTGTGCATGACGACACGGCTTGTTTAGCTGAAGACCTCGCCAAACTGATCGATGGTGACGACATACCCGCCGCGGATCAAGTTACGTTTCTGGTTGAAGGGAAACGCATTCGAGTTTCCAAGACTAGTCTCTGCATTCGTAGCACGTATTTCAAGAATATGTTTGAGTCTGGCTTCATTGAGTCGACGACGGTGGGCGTGGTAGAAATTCCTATTGAAGAGGCCACGTATGATGCTTTCTATGCTCTGATTAGTTTTCTTGTTACGGGCCGCATTGACATGAGAAGGTGTTGGCCCTTTCTCCTAGATTTGTTACTGTTGTCCAATCGTTATCTCGTGAACGGCCTAAGATTGCCCTGCTCGCAGCACTTAGTAGCAAATGCCCAACAAGACTCAAAAGCGATTCTCGGCTACATGGCTATTGCTGATAGGTACGGCTTTGAAGAGTTACTTGATGGCTGCTTGGACGTTCTCGTTCCTGATTTGGAAAGCGTCTACTGTCAAGAGGAGTTTAAAGGACTCAGTAGCGGTGCGCTTCAGAAAGTTATTTCGCGCCTTATGAGAAGAAACATCTACAGTAGTGTTtcttga
- the LOC136200134 gene encoding LOW QUALITY PROTEIN: lysosomal alpha-mannosidase-like (The sequence of the model RefSeq protein was modified relative to this genomic sequence to represent the inferred CDS: inserted 1 base in 1 codon), whose protein sequence is MFVLLAVASALSLLLVDASGSSNDYIDIWIISHSHDDTGWTRTVDEYYVEEVKWILTTSTDALVANPDRRFTYVEMAYFERWWNEIDDDRKMSVRKLIRDGRLQLNLAGWCMNDEGASMYSSDIDQMTVGALFARDELYTRPLVXISNGTCSLITDALIKVGWHIDPFGHSSVTPSLWADIGFNAFTLNRIDYRIKNAMKANKGLEFIWRASKSLGKSRDMWIHVLDSSYCSPNVITFDTSYLRDTMPTMKPNIGEIAESFIKLARERVTWYRHNQLLIPFGCDFAFQNAEVSFSQMDELMAYMNSRKSYFNATLRYGTLEDYAKAVHALNLTWDVRDETDFFPYATAPNEYWTGYYTSRPQLKGDIRRGAALLRTAELIYSLASQSIDFDKEVAYQNIDVLRRAVAVTQHHDAVTGTETLHVANDYERRLAKGNYTASLVIGELLGKMLSSDGMVAPSLSINSSVLASLKPGESGAVVVFNSLGWPRQSYVSIDVDRLDLIVTDTSGMPIPFDLVPGRDPLISSRLYFLARVPPLGFNTYFIQAKNSSNVTKVRPCENQRCEIENQYYTVTFSDETGLLSSIYDKSNDNLLRITQTLVEYESANLDGEQKSGAYIFRPAHDNRTVFYPEGPSDVQTSVDFFSKRRVSMILATALTRNESAVYRVAIAGQSSSGFTISTEATYNALTRSSIYFADYWSIDSNNLPSGAVTGSIRMNFNQTANRTCTTTNIHFDQPFASTPRLFSTVRVARNPDDSFVASQYVAHPFLVTPSGAAFNVCFTGFSGENVGNRLADSVFIDWLALASNLDFGEPLVVHGNHTILGGSTDDLLVVSIPLEQPYLRYDPGIVLQVTGGTRVYFANVIKERSTKRHFSISIVNWDLTPWNETITVNYLLFPRYEIEYDLGKSAPAVQTFAGKYVSEVRQTFGPNHMQIFRLYNGLEEGDASGLQYIDNEFVVGPLHKGRELVTRYESNLKTEGTWYTDDNGLEMKKRDYKKYQTEPIAGNYYPMIAGSYVEDALKDERLTFLSERSHGCSSLTEGMLEIMLHRRCLSDDGKGVDQVLNDIDRINPKLWIVYADKEDSAYRHRHLSLQQQFPLTPVFSPVIDPKNWTKSYRSDFSGLNESLPPNVHLLSLRARSALENGTILRLQHIFEVNESRKYSEPAFVALSSLFAPEFVLSNSVEMALTSTASKAEAVEERLKWNTVSEPEDDSNARWSSKEKDDDLMMLSPREIRTFLVNSSQRL, encoded by the exons ATGTTCGTTCTTCTTGCTGTTGCCAGCGCCCTGTcccttcttctcgtcgacgcgagcggCTCGAGCAACGACTACATAGACATTTGGATTATCTCGCACTCGCACGACGACACGGGATG GACGCGAACGGTGGACGAATACTACGTCGAAGAAGTGAAATGGATTCTCACCACTTCG ACTGACGCTCTTGTGGCTAATCCCGATCGCCGATTCAC ATACGTCGAAATGGCCTACTTCGAGAGATGGTGGAACGAGATCGAC GACGATCGAAAGATGAGTGTGCGAAAATTGATAAGGGACGGACGATTGCAACTCAATCTAGCTGGATG GTGCATGAATGACGAAGGAGCGTCGATGTATTCGAGCGATATCGATCAAATGACTGTGGGAGCTCTGTTTGCACGGGACGAACTCTACACCAGGCCCTTGG CCATTAGCAATGGCACTTGCTCACTGATAACTGATGCTTTGATTAAGGTTGGATGGCACATCGATCCTTTTGGCCATTCGTCCGTCACGCCATCGCTTTGGGCCGATATCGGATTTAACGCTTTCACGTTGAATCGGATTGATTATAGGATTAAGAATGCCATGAAGGCGAACAAG GGTCTCGAGTTCATTTGGCGAGCGTCAAAAAGCTTGGGCAAATCGCGCGACATGTGGATTCACGTTCTCGATTCCT CCTATTGTAGTCCAAATGTGATTACTTTTGACACGTCGTATCTTCGAGATACCATGCCAACGATGAAG CCTAACATTGGAGAAATAGCCGAATCGTTTATTAAACTGGCAAGAGAACG AGTGACGTGGTATCGCCACAATCAGCTGCTAATTCCATTTGGATGCGACTTTGCATTTCAA AACGCCGAAGTGAGTTTCTCTCAAATGGACGAACTCATGGCGTACATGAATAGCAGAAAGTCGTACTTCAACGCGACACTTCGCTACGGCACTCTGGAAGATTACGCCAAG GCCGTCCACGCTTTGAATTTGACCTGGGACGTTCGCGACGAGACCGACTTCTTTCCGTACGCGACGGCACCCAACGAATATTGGACGGGCTACTACACGAGTCGACCTCAGCTGAAGGGAGACATTCGGAGAGGCGCCGCTCTACTCCGAACGGCAGAACTGATCTACTCGCTCGCATCACAAAGCATTGACTTTGACAAGGAA GTCGCGTACCAAAACATAGACGTGTTAAGGAGAGCGGTAGCCGTGACTCAGCATCATGATGCAGTGACAG GAACCGAGACTCTGCACGTCGCAAACGACTACGAGAGAAGGCTTGCAAAGGGAAATTACACCGCTTCTCTTGTCATTGGCGAACTGCTGGGGAAGATGCTAAGCAGCGACGGGATGGTCGCGCCGTCGTTGTCTATC AATTCATCGGTTTTGGCGTCATTGAAGCCCGGTGAAAGTGGGGCCGTCGTGGTTTTCAACTCGCTTGGATGGCCGAGGCAGAGCTACGTGTCAATCGACGTAGACAG GTTGGATTTAATTGTTACTGATACGTCTGGGATGCCAATACCTTTCGACCTCGTACCCGGACGCGACCCTCTCATCAGCTCGAGACTCTATTTCCTTGCGAGAGTTCCTCCTCTTGGCTTCAATACGTATTTCATTCAAGCaaagaattcgtcgaacgtGACAAAG GTTCGCCCATGCGAGAATCAGCGTTGCGAAATCGAAAACCAATACTACACT gtGACGTTCTCCGACGAGACGGGACTCCTCTCGTCCATCTACGACAAATCGAATGACAACCTACTTCGCATCACTCAGACTCTAGTCGAATACGAAAGCGCCAATCTGGATGGAGAGCAAAAGAGCGGCGCATACATTTTCCGACCGGCACAC GATAACCGAACGGTTTTCTATCCTGAAGGCCCCAGCGACGTCCAAACATCGGTCGACTTCTTTAGCAAGCGTCGCGTTTCGATGATTCTCGCGACGGCGCTCACTCGAAACGAATCTGCCGTCTACCGCGTCGCTATCGCGGGACAGTCGTCGAGCGGATTTACAATTTCGACAGAAGCGACTTATAACGCTCTTACCCGTTCTAGCATCTACTTCGCCGATTATTGGTCTATTGACTCGAATAATTTGCCGTCGGGCGCCGTGACGGGTTCAATTAGAATGAATTTCAATCAAACGGCTAATAGGACGTGCACCACGACCAATATTCATTTTGATCAG CCTtttgcgtcgacgccgcgccTGTTTTCGACTGTCAGGGTGGCGCGCAATCCCGACGACTCTTTTGTGGCAAGCCAATACGTCGCTCATCCGTTCCTTGTCACTCCAAGTGGTGCAGCATTTAACGTTTGCTT TACTGGCTTCTCTGGTGAAAACGTTGGAAATCGTCTCGCTGACTCGGTTTTTATCGATTGGCTTGCTTTGGCTTCAAATTTGGACTTCGGTGAGCCCTTGGTTGTCCACGGCAATCACACCATTCTTGGCGGATCGACTGATGACCTTCT TGTCGTTAGCATTCCATTAGAGCAGCCCTATTTGCGTTATGATCCCGGAATTGTTCTGCAAGTGACAGGCGGAACTAGG GTTTATTTTGCTAATGTCATAAAGGAAAGGTCTACGAAAAGGCATTTTAGCATCAGCATAGTCAATTGGGATTTGACACCATGGAATGAAACTATAACA GTCAATTACCTTCTGTTTCCACGTTATGAGATCGAGTACGATCTTGGGAAAAGTGCTCCAGCCGTTCAAACGTTTGCTGGAAAGTATGTTTCTGAAGTTCGGCAG ACATTTGGTCCAAATCACATGCAAATATTTCGACTCTACAACGGACTGGAGGAAGGAGATGCGTCCGGTTTGCAATACATTGATAACGAGTTTGTCGTTGGCCCGCTGCACAAAGGAAGAGAACTGGTGACAAG GTATGAAAGCAACTTGAAAACGGAAGGAACTTGGTACACTGACGATAATGGATtggaaatgaagaaaagagactACAAAAAATACCAAACTGAACCGATAGCTG GAAATTATTATCCAATGATTGCCGGCTCCTACGTGGAAGACGCGTTGAAAGATGAACGACTGACATTCCTCTCTGAAAGGAGTCACGGATGCTCTAGTCTGACCGAGGGAATGCTTGAGATAATGCTGCACAG ACGCTGTTTATCGGACGATGGAAAAGGCGTTGATCAAGTTCTCAATGACATTGATCGCATTAATCCAAA GCTTTGGATTGTATATGCTGATAAGGAAGATTCTGCttatcgtcatcgtcatctcaGCCTCCAGCAACAG TTTCCCTTGACTCCCGTCTTCAGCCCTGTCATTGATCCCAAAAATTGGACAAAATCTTACAGGAGCGACTTTAGCGGCTTGAACGAGTCCTTGCCTCCAAACGTTCATCTTCTCTCCCTTCGCGCGCGCAGTGCATTAGAAAA TGGAACTATTCTTCGCCTTCAGCATATTTTTGAAGTCAACGAAAGCAGAAAATACTCTGAGCCGGCTTTCGTTGCTCTCTCAAGTCTATTTGCACCGGAATTTGTTCTCTCTAATTCGGTGGAGATGGCGCTCACATCTACAGCGTCCAAAGCAGA AGCTGTTGAGGAGCGATTGAAGTGGAATACCGTCAGTGAACCTGAGGATGATTCCAACGCAAG GTGGTCcagtaaagaaaaagacgacgacctGATGATGTTGAGCCCTAGAGAAATTCGCACGTTCCTTGTCAATTCTTCACAAAGATTGTGA
- the LOC136200135 gene encoding uncharacterized protein has protein sequence MLENFYCASSSLENRMQMQFNVQRLVLLLSLSVAIVHGAENCTTFISACLADATCGPLATAYRTNCFGVLSTTCPTNCTSAWTALVANTAGFSTCTCDDDDVLCTTEGALYSKMCEMKTIRPLCNNVLGYCATRSNCVSLMPAYFRSCNGTGNPNKTCISECRSAVEPLAQNEVGALLGQCYCKADDMECKDFQTVTHDCGLITIVPTGTTKPGQTEGPSDSAALPRAAAFALVVVALVYLLI, from the exons ATGCTAGAGAATTTCTACTGCGCATCTTCATCGTTGGAAAATCGAATGCAAATGCAATTCAA CGTTCAGCGTCTTGTCCTTCTTCTATCCCTTTCGGTTGCAATCGTTCACGGTGCCGAGAACTGCACGACTTTCATTAGTGCGTGTTTGGCCGACGCGACATGCGGACCTCTCGCCACTGCATACCGAACAAACTGTTTCGGAgttctttcgacgacgtgcccAACCAACTGCACCAGCGCGTGGACGGCTCTCGTAGCCAACACCGCTGGCTTTTCGACGTGcacgtgcgacgacgatgacgtcctGTGTACAACCGAAGGGGCTCTTTACTCCAAAATGTGCGAGATGAAGACAATTCGACCGCTATGCAACAACGTTCTGGGATACTGCGCTACTAGATCGAATTGCGTTTCTCTTATGCCGGCCTATTTCCGTTCGTGCAACGGAACGGGTAATCCGAACAAGACGTGCATAAGCGAATGCAGAAGTGCAGTCGAGCCGCTGGCGCAAAACGAAGTCGGTGCATTATTGGGCCAGTGCTATTGCAAGGCGGACGACATGGAATGCAAGGACTTTCAGACTGTGACTCACGATTGCGGCTTGATAACGATCGTGCCAACGGGAACGACGAAGCCAGGGCAAACGGAGGGACCAAGTGATTCAGCAGCTCTTCCACGTGCCGCCGCGTTCGCGCTCGTCGTGGTCGCTCTCGTCTATTTGCTTATTTGA
- the LOC136199981 gene encoding growth arrest-specific protein 1 homolog, producing MHVRNALRLSALFFLFAIGSGYASGHPSCTALVTTCSSDANCGPLVGTYRTNCLAELQGSSTTCSNQCKNAWSALLLNAIGKDFATCTCPESDVAIVDCSVERTLFLKTCLSKTIQPICNNVLGYCATRSDCVSLMPAYFRSCNGTGNPDKKCISDCKTAAEPILKTSVGALLGACYCKANDTECNNFKTITLDCGLIVPVTVKPTGAGGQPTVKPTNSASTLFPAAFLMMALVSLSLVILL from the coding sequence ATGCACGTTAGAAACGCCCTTCGTCTTTCAgcgcttttcttcctctttgccATCGGAAGCGGTTACGCCAGTGGTCATCCCAGCTGCACGGCTCTCGTAACCACTTGTTCAAGCGACGCCAATTGTGGACCTCTTGTCGGCACCTACAGAACGAACTGCCTCGCCGAATTGCAAGGCAGCTCTACAACGTGTTCGAATCAGTGCAAAAACGCGTGGTCGGCTCTGCTGCTCAACGCGATCGGAAAGGACTTCGCTACGTGTACTTGCCCAGAGTCGGACGTAGCGATCGTCGATTGCTCAGTCGAACGGACTCTTTTCCTCAAAACGTGTCTGTCGAAGACAATTCAACCAATATGCAACAACGTTCTGGGATACTGCGCTACTAGATCAGATTGCGTTTCTCTTATGCCGGCCTACTTTCGTTCATGCAACGGGACGGGCAATCCAGACAAGAAATGCATCAGCGATTGCAAAACGGCAGCCGAACCGATACTGAAAACAAGCGTTGGAGCTCTGCTAGGAGCGTGCTACTGCAAAGCAAATGATACGGAGTGCAACAATTTCAAAACCATAACATTGGATTGTGGCCTGATTGTTCCTGTGACTGTCAAACCGACAGGCGCCGGTGGACAGCCGACTGTGAAGCCAACAAATTCTGCTTCTACTCTGTTTCCAGCTGCATTTCTGATGATGGCACTGGTCTCTCTTAGCCTAGTGATTCTGCTCTAG